In Mesotoga infera, a single window of DNA contains:
- a CDS encoding 50S ribosomal protein L23 gives MTEKKYYGDVLLRPLITEKTVASGEMNKYIFEVHRDANKHTVKAAVEKLFNVRVEQVNIMNMKGKPKKRGVFVGKSRSWKKAIVTLVTGYRIKELEGQH, from the coding sequence ATGACTGAAAAGAAGTATTACGGAGACGTTCTCCTCAGACCGCTGATCACCGAAAAAACAGTTGCTTCTGGTGAAATGAACAAGTACATTTTTGAGGTTCATAGAGATGCGAATAAGCATACGGTCAAAGCCGCCGTTGAGAAGCTTTTCAATGTGAGGGTTGAACAAGTAAATATCATGAACATGAAGGGAAAACCAAAGAAACGTGGTGTCTTTGTTGGCAAGTCGAGGTCCTGGAAGAAGGCAATTGTTACGCTAGTGACAGGATACAGGATTAAAGAACTCGAAGGCCAACACTAA
- a CDS encoding 50S ribosomal protein L4: MAQADVVNMAGQKVGTVELIESVFSVEPNKDLMFRYVNMQLSGRRAGLASAKTRSEVRGGGRKPWAQKHTGRARVGSSRSPLWRHGGVIHGPKPKDWSFNMTKKMKKVALRSALSLRLSEGNLIVLDDLKFDNPKTKQLREVLSNLGLDKSQKTLFVLPWQKDEYQNVRLSGKNIYGVKVIIADNPGNTSVTSKANIDGLNVYDIINHEKLVITTDLVRKIEEVLG; encoded by the coding sequence ATGGCTCAAGCCGACGTTGTGAATATGGCCGGCCAGAAAGTTGGCACTGTAGAACTGATTGAAAGCGTCTTTAGCGTTGAACCGAACAAAGATCTGATGTTCAGATACGTTAATATGCAGCTTTCAGGAAGACGTGCCGGACTGGCTTCGGCTAAGACAAGATCAGAGGTAAGGGGCGGGGGAAGAAAACCTTGGGCCCAGAAACACACAGGAAGAGCAAGAGTAGGTTCATCGAGAAGTCCACTTTGGAGACATGGTGGAGTAATTCATGGACCGAAGCCAAAAGACTGGTCGTTCAACATGACCAAGAAAATGAAGAAGGTTGCGCTAAGATCTGCATTGAGTCTCAGACTCAGTGAAGGAAATCTGATAGTTTTGGATGATCTCAAGTTTGACAATCCAAAGACAAAGCAGCTAAGAGAGGTCTTGAGTAATCTTGGACTCGATAAGTCGCAGAAGACACTCTTCGTTCTGCCATGGCAGAAAGACGAGTATCAAAACGTTAGACTCTCCGGGAAAAACATTTATGGCGTGAAGGTAATAATTGCGGATAATCCTGGAAATACATCCGTCACTAGCAAGGCAAATATCGACGGACTTAACGTATACGACATTATTAATCACGAAAAGCTTGTGATCACGACTGATCTTGTTCGTAAGATCGAGGAGGTGCTCGGTTAA
- a CDS encoding 50S ribosomal protein L3, translating to MKGILGRKLGMTTIYKDGKAFGVTVVKAGPCTVVQKKTSEGGEYDAIQVGFEELTPERAKKILTKPLVKKFEAVKVKPHRVLKEFKVGNINDFNVGDIIEAGVFSEGEKVDVTGFSKGRGFSGAMKRWNFRGGEASHGSKFHRELGSVGNHTDPAKIWKGKKMPGQYGNEKKTVKNLTVVKVDAENGLIAIYGAVPGARGGLLVIKSANR from the coding sequence ATGAAAGGTATATTGGGTAGAAAACTCGGTATGACAACTATATACAAAGATGGAAAAGCCTTCGGAGTTACCGTAGTGAAAGCCGGTCCATGTACAGTAGTACAGAAAAAGACGAGTGAAGGCGGCGAATACGACGCCATTCAAGTTGGATTCGAAGAGCTAACTCCAGAAAGAGCGAAAAAAATACTGACAAAGCCTCTGGTGAAGAAGTTTGAAGCGGTAAAGGTCAAACCACATAGAGTTCTCAAAGAGTTCAAGGTTGGTAACATCAATGACTTCAATGTTGGTGATATCATAGAAGCTGGCGTCTTTTCTGAAGGCGAAAAGGTAGACGTAACTGGGTTTTCTAAGGGTAGAGGTTTTTCTGGCGCGATGAAGAGATGGAACTTCAGAGGTGGAGAGGCTTCTCATGGTTCGAAATTCCACAGAGAATTGGGTTCAGTGGGTAATCACACTGATCCAGCGAAGATCTGGAAGGGTAAGAAAATGCCCGGTCAGTACGGTAACGAAAAGAAGACAGTAAAGAATCTAACCGTGGTAAAAGTCGATGCAGAGAATGGACTCATAGCCATCTATGGCGCAGTTCCAGGAGCGAGGGGCGGCCTCTTAGTTATTAAGAGCGCAAACAGATAG
- a CDS encoding 30S ribosomal protein S10 — translation MAKQKIRIRLKAYDHKLLDLSAKKIVEAVKLTNAKVSGPVPLPTERTLYTVLTSPHKFKDAREQFEKLVHKRLIEILDPTPKTIDSLMKVDLPAGVDVEIKL, via the coding sequence ATGGCCAAGCAAAAAATCAGGATTCGCTTGAAGGCTTACGATCATAAACTGCTTGACTTGTCGGCCAAGAAAATTGTCGAAGCTGTAAAGCTCACCAATGCCAAGGTATCGGGTCCGGTGCCATTGCCAACGGAGAGGACGCTCTACACTGTTCTAACTTCGCCACACAAGTTCAAGGATGCAAGAGAGCAGTTTGAGAAGCTAGTTCATAAGAGGTTGATTGAGATACTAGATCCTACACCAAAAACGATAGATTCTCTTATGAAAGTCGACCTCCCCGCGGGTGTAGACGTGGAGATTAAACTGTAA
- the tuf gene encoding elongation factor Tu → MAKEKFERSKPHLNIGTIGHIDHGKTTLTAAITKSLGFKGLADFSPFDLIDKAPEEKARGITINVAHIEYQTDKRHYAHIDCPGHADYIKNMITGAAQMDGAILVVAATDGVMPQTREHVLLARQVNVPAMVVYINKVDAVDDEELVELVEEEVRELLSSYEFPGDELPVIKGSALKALEADSPNEWTESIYELMNACDDYFPDPVRETDKPFLMPVEDIFTITGRGTVVTGRIERGAVHVGDEVEIIGLSYETKKTVCTGVEMFRKLLDEGQAGDNIGALLRGVAKEEVKRGQVLAKPGSITPHRKFTANVYVLKKEEGGRHSPFTKGYRPQFFIKTADVTGEIADLPEGVEMVIPGDNVEMTIQLIYPVAIEKGLRFAIREGGRTVGAGVVSSIIE, encoded by the coding sequence ATGGCTAAGGAAAAATTTGAACGTTCAAAACCACATCTTAACATCGGTACGATTGGACACATTGACCACGGTAAGACTACTCTTACTGCGGCAATTACAAAGAGTCTGGGATTCAAGGGTCTTGCTGACTTCTCCCCGTTTGACTTAATTGACAAGGCGCCGGAGGAAAAAGCAAGAGGAATCACAATCAACGTTGCTCATATCGAGTACCAGACTGACAAAAGGCATTACGCCCACATCGACTGTCCAGGTCACGCTGACTATATCAAGAACATGATCACCGGAGCCGCTCAGATGGACGGGGCTATTCTTGTTGTCGCTGCTACTGACGGTGTTATGCCTCAGACAAGAGAGCACGTTCTCCTTGCGAGACAGGTCAACGTTCCCGCAATGGTGGTATACATAAACAAGGTCGACGCAGTCGACGATGAAGAATTGGTCGAACTGGTCGAGGAAGAAGTAAGAGAGCTTCTTTCTTCCTATGAGTTCCCTGGCGACGAGCTTCCAGTTATCAAGGGCTCTGCGCTGAAGGCACTTGAAGCAGATAGTCCAAATGAATGGACAGAGAGCATATACGAGCTGATGAATGCCTGCGACGATTACTTCCCGGATCCTGTCAGAGAAACTGACAAGCCATTCCTAATGCCAGTGGAGGATATCTTCACCATTACAGGAAGAGGAACGGTAGTTACAGGAAGAATCGAGCGCGGAGCTGTTCATGTAGGCGATGAAGTTGAGATAATTGGACTTTCCTATGAGACTAAGAAGACAGTATGTACCGGTGTCGAAATGTTCAGAAAACTCCTTGATGAGGGGCAGGCCGGCGACAATATCGGGGCACTTCTGAGAGGTGTGGCAAAGGAAGAAGTCAAGAGAGGGCAGGTACTTGCAAAACCTGGATCAATAACACCTCACAGGAAATTTACTGCAAACGTCTATGTTCTGAAGAAGGAAGAGGGAGGTCGCCATTCTCCGTTTACAAAGGGTTACAGGCCTCAGTTCTTTATTAAGACAGCAGACGTTACTGGAGAAATCGCGGATCTCCCCGAGGGTGTCGAAATGGTTATTCCTGGCGATAACGTTGAAATGACTATTCAGCTTATCTACCCCGTTGCGATTGAAAAGGGCTTGAGATTTGCAATTCGTGAGGGTGGCAGGACAGTTGGCGCCGGAGTCGTCAGCTCAATAATTGAGTGA
- the fusA gene encoding elongation factor G: MKERATTLDKTRNIGIMAHIDAGKTTTTERILFYTGKNYKLGSVDEGTATMDWMDQEKERGITITSAATTAFWKDHRINIIDTPGHVDFTVEVERSLRVLDGAVAVFDAQAGVEPQSETVWRQADKYHVPRIAFMNKMDKIGADFESAIGTMVSKLKANPVAIQLPIGSESSFEGVIDLVEMKAFKWINQEGTEFSTSPIPENMLSQVDEAREDLVTHVAEFDEELMELYIEGEELPVERMKAAIRKATLSGQVTPVLCGSAFKNKGIQPLLNAIIDYLPSPKDLPPVLGEVLDSGKDVEVHPDENGPFVAMAFKIIVDPFVGKLTFLRVYSGSLEKGSYVFNTNKNIKERISRLLFMHADKREEVDYIRAGDIVAVVGLKNSMTGETVVSGDEKIILEKIEFPEPVISIAVEPQTKDDASKLTKALVALVEEDPSLKSFVDSETGETILSGMGELHLEVIVERIKREFNVGLRVGNPQVAYRETIRTKATGEARYIRQTGGKGQYGHVVLSVEPITDMSSNFVFEDKTVGGTIPREFIKPVERGVREAMDSGYLAGYPMVNVRVSLLDGSYHEVDSSEIAFSIAGSMAFKEAVRKASPSLLEPIMAVEINTPEEYMGDLIADLNSRRAKIEGFETRAGLKIIKAHVPLSELFGYATVCRSLSQGRAIHIIQFSHYSEVPVKIADKILGR; encoded by the coding sequence GTGAAAGAAAGAGCCACAACCTTAGACAAGACTCGTAACATAGGAATAATGGCCCATATAGATGCCGGGAAGACTACTACTACCGAGCGGATTCTTTTCTATACAGGAAAGAATTACAAGCTCGGAAGCGTTGACGAAGGAACGGCAACAATGGACTGGATGGACCAGGAAAAGGAAAGAGGTATCACTATCACTTCTGCTGCAACTACGGCATTCTGGAAGGATCATCGTATCAATATTATTGATACACCCGGGCACGTTGACTTCACGGTTGAGGTTGAAAGATCTTTAAGGGTTCTTGACGGCGCGGTTGCGGTGTTCGATGCCCAGGCCGGTGTTGAGCCTCAGTCGGAGACAGTTTGGAGACAGGCAGACAAATATCATGTGCCAAGGATTGCCTTCATGAACAAAATGGATAAGATCGGCGCGGATTTTGAGAGCGCCATTGGCACCATGGTTAGCAAACTGAAAGCAAACCCTGTTGCAATCCAGCTTCCAATCGGATCTGAGTCAAGCTTTGAAGGCGTTATTGATCTTGTAGAAATGAAGGCTTTCAAGTGGATTAATCAGGAGGGGACGGAGTTCAGTACTTCTCCGATACCTGAAAACATGTTAAGTCAGGTAGATGAAGCTCGTGAAGACCTGGTTACACATGTAGCCGAGTTCGATGAAGAGCTCATGGAATTGTATATAGAGGGCGAAGAACTTCCCGTTGAAAGGATGAAAGCGGCCATAAGAAAGGCTACCCTTTCAGGGCAGGTTACTCCTGTTCTCTGTGGTTCGGCTTTTAAGAACAAGGGAATCCAACCTCTTCTCAATGCGATTATTGATTACCTTCCGTCCCCAAAAGACTTGCCGCCTGTGCTTGGTGAGGTTCTAGATAGCGGAAAAGACGTAGAGGTTCACCCAGATGAAAACGGTCCCTTTGTTGCGATGGCTTTCAAAATTATCGTCGACCCTTTTGTGGGAAAGCTGACTTTTTTAAGGGTCTATTCGGGTTCCCTCGAAAAGGGGTCGTACGTATTCAACACAAATAAGAATATCAAAGAAAGAATTTCGAGATTGCTCTTCATGCATGCCGACAAGAGAGAAGAAGTCGACTATATTCGTGCAGGAGATATTGTTGCGGTAGTGGGTTTGAAGAATTCAATGACGGGCGAGACAGTGGTTTCTGGCGATGAAAAAATAATTCTGGAAAAAATCGAGTTTCCAGAGCCAGTAATCTCGATTGCCGTAGAACCCCAAACAAAGGATGATGCTTCAAAACTGACAAAGGCTCTTGTCGCTCTCGTTGAGGAGGACCCTTCCCTCAAGAGTTTCGTTGACAGTGAGACCGGGGAGACTATTTTGTCAGGTATGGGAGAACTCCATCTAGAAGTTATCGTTGAGAGGATAAAAAGGGAGTTCAATGTTGGACTCAGGGTTGGAAATCCTCAGGTAGCATATCGAGAGACGATAAGAACCAAAGCCACTGGCGAAGCAAGGTACATTCGGCAAACAGGCGGGAAGGGACAGTACGGACACGTGGTTCTTAGTGTAGAGCCTATTACAGACATGAGCTCAAACTTTGTTTTCGAGGACAAGACTGTCGGCGGAACGATTCCAAGAGAATTTATCAAGCCTGTGGAGCGTGGTGTGAGAGAGGCGATGGATTCTGGTTATCTTGCTGGTTACCCAATGGTCAACGTGAGAGTTTCTTTGCTTGACGGTTCGTACCATGAAGTGGATTCTTCGGAGATTGCTTTCAGCATAGCTGGATCAATGGCCTTCAAAGAAGCTGTACGCAAAGCGAGTCCTTCTTTGCTTGAACCGATAATGGCTGTAGAGATTAACACACCTGAAGAATATATGGGAGACTTGATTGCTGATCTGAATTCCAGACGAGCTAAGATTGAGGGTTTCGAGACCAGGGCTGGTCTCAAGATTATAAAGGCTCACGTTCCTCTTTCCGAGCTTTTCGGTTATGCGACAGTTTGCAGATCTCTCTCGCAGGGAAGAGCAATCCACATTATTCAGTTCTCCCACTATTCGGAAGTTCCAGTGAAAATTGCAGATAAGATTCTTGGAAGATAG
- a CDS encoding 30S ribosomal protein S7, giving the protein MRRRQSEKREVVLDPIYNDTVVTRLINKIMIGGKKSKAEATVYGALEVLSERTKQPPMEAFKKALGNVKPLLEVRPRRVGGATYQIPFEVPERRAVALAIRWIVTSARAKSGKPLREKLALELIDAYNGQGNAVKKREDVHRMAEAGKAYAHFRW; this is encoded by the coding sequence ATGAGAAGACGTCAGTCTGAGAAAAGAGAAGTGGTACTCGATCCAATATACAACGACACAGTAGTCACCAGACTAATAAACAAGATAATGATAGGCGGAAAGAAGAGCAAGGCAGAAGCTACCGTTTATGGAGCGCTTGAAGTTCTTTCTGAAAGAACTAAGCAACCTCCTATGGAAGCTTTCAAGAAGGCTTTGGGTAATGTTAAGCCTCTACTGGAAGTGAGACCAAGAAGAGTTGGAGGGGCGACTTATCAGATACCTTTTGAGGTTCCTGAAAGAAGAGCCGTAGCTCTTGCGATAAGATGGATTGTCACATCTGCCAGAGCAAAGTCAGGAAAACCTCTTAGGGAAAAGCTTGCTCTTGAACTAATAGATGCTTATAATGGTCAGGGCAACGCAGTAAAGAAGAGAGAAGACGTACACAGAATGGCGGAGGCCGGAAAGGCATACGCTCATTTCAGATGGTAA
- a CDS encoding 30S ribosomal protein S12, whose amino-acid sequence MPTINQLIRHGRKQLKQKSASPALENNPQKRGVCVRVSTMTPKKPNSALRKIARVRLSNGTEVTAYIPGEGHNLQEHSVVLVRGGRVKDLPGVRYKIVRGTLDAEGVANRKQSRSRYGAKRPKK is encoded by the coding sequence ATGCCCACGATAAATCAATTGATAAGACACGGAAGAAAACAGTTGAAACAGAAATCTGCTTCTCCGGCGCTTGAAAATAATCCACAGAAGCGCGGTGTTTGCGTAAGGGTTTCTACAATGACACCCAAGAAACCCAACTCAGCCTTGAGAAAGATTGCAAGGGTGCGTCTCTCAAACGGGACAGAAGTCACGGCCTACATTCCTGGTGAAGGACACAATCTTCAGGAGCATTCCGTTGTTCTTGTAAGAGGTGGAAGAGTGAAAGACCTTCCTGGCGTAAGATACAAGATTGTAAGAGGCACTTTAGATGCCGAAGGAGTAGCAAACAGGAAGCAGTCGAGAAGTCGTTATGGCGCCAAGAGGCCGAAGAAATAA